One Pseudobacteriovorax antillogorgiicola genomic region harbors:
- a CDS encoding LOG family protein produces the protein MKTNLYLLSIASTWAFNLQALELRKEVAIKLSPKICHVINKAVPDGVIPTPQQVAKDAYCAANLMAEHAPYGAITIFGSARAKPGMESYDLTREFARQWTTGFSKYPIMTGGGPGIMEAGNRGAHEAKGKSLAIGSHFAGGQEKPNQFTTHGYMSYSFAQREADLVDYAAAIVVAPGGFGTEWEIFESLSKMQTRKKTPVPIILLGGKKHWQTLLDRVHHLDRIHTISSEDLGLLSVANTPDEAVKIIAAKLFPSRQG, from the coding sequence ATGAAAACGAACTTATACCTACTATCTATCGCCAGCACATGGGCTTTCAATCTGCAAGCTCTTGAACTAAGGAAGGAAGTGGCGATCAAACTCTCACCTAAGATATGTCATGTTATCAATAAAGCTGTCCCAGATGGTGTGATTCCAACACCTCAGCAAGTGGCAAAAGACGCATACTGTGCTGCAAACCTTATGGCTGAGCATGCGCCTTATGGTGCCATTACGATCTTTGGTTCGGCAAGAGCCAAGCCTGGAATGGAGAGTTACGATCTGACCCGCGAGTTTGCTCGTCAATGGACTACCGGCTTTAGTAAGTATCCAATTATGACTGGTGGTGGTCCGGGCATCATGGAAGCGGGAAACCGTGGTGCCCATGAAGCCAAAGGGAAAAGCTTAGCTATCGGTAGCCATTTTGCTGGAGGTCAAGAAAAACCCAATCAGTTTACGACTCATGGATACATGTCTTACAGTTTTGCTCAGCGAGAGGCTGATCTTGTAGACTATGCAGCAGCGATCGTTGTCGCTCCTGGAGGCTTCGGCACTGAATGGGAAATCTTCGAATCTCTTTCCAAGATGCAAACACGCAAGAAAACTCCCGTGCCTATCATTCTCTTAGGCGGAAAAAAACACTGGCAGACCCTCCTTGATCGAGTTCATCACCTCGATCGTATTCATACGATCAGTAGCGAAGATCTAGGGTTACTTTCCGTCGCCAACACCCCTGATGAAGCTGTAAAAATTATAGCCGCTAAGCTTTTTCCTAGTAGACAAGGTTGA
- a CDS encoding response regulator: MKFLVVDPSRSVHAFLGLIAKDLDFEGVYSCVDAINELQSKNYDLILFDWSIEDKHMLLEFSDYPVTRIAMTSTIKRSQINNIMLSSVDGLLSKPFTKERFNDCILYNRHLDPEANKSPQVQDQNSDNLVPIRVLFCEDDEQMRDIIEADLDDLGNYQATFACDGLEGADLLENEQFDVLITDIDMPGLSGIDLIKKVRKSNKNAHIPIFIFSGAVDSQVEQFAEEYVIKIFYKPFDITEILRTIHNKIFPARTIPSYHSSLVDYWYETVNEVLASNLGDCTFGTLEVVESSVFQAYISSSIGMVGKSINGRIHLFCDYKFCQDFLQHVFHENYENEVNRIEEFIGELNNQLAGRLKLKLEAHGIALQITVPSTHFGKEDVTKELEQNKVLLLNGHSKTGRCQILISMSKISDEIFGHKTKTVVLEGGLFF; the protein is encoded by the coding sequence ATGAAGTTTCTCGTGGTAGATCCATCTCGCTCCGTTCATGCCTTTCTTGGCTTGATTGCCAAGGATCTGGATTTTGAAGGGGTCTATTCCTGCGTCGACGCCATCAACGAGCTTCAATCTAAAAATTACGATCTCATACTTTTTGATTGGTCCATTGAAGACAAGCACATGCTACTAGAATTCTCTGATTATCCTGTCACCCGTATCGCCATGACCTCAACTATCAAGCGTAGCCAGATAAACAACATCATGTTGAGTTCTGTGGATGGGCTACTCTCAAAGCCGTTTACTAAAGAGCGCTTCAATGACTGTATTCTATACAATCGTCACCTTGACCCAGAGGCAAACAAGTCTCCCCAAGTTCAAGATCAAAACTCGGACAACCTAGTACCCATTCGCGTCTTGTTTTGCGAAGATGATGAACAGATGAGAGATATTATAGAGGCCGACCTCGACGACTTGGGGAACTATCAAGCGACTTTTGCCTGTGATGGTCTTGAGGGCGCTGATCTCCTAGAAAATGAGCAGTTTGATGTGCTCATCACTGACATTGATATGCCTGGGCTTAGCGGTATCGACTTAATCAAGAAAGTGCGAAAGTCGAATAAAAATGCCCACATTCCCATCTTTATCTTTTCTGGAGCGGTTGATAGTCAAGTGGAGCAATTTGCAGAAGAATATGTGATCAAAATATTCTACAAGCCTTTTGATATCACTGAAATTTTGAGAACCATTCACAATAAAATTTTTCCCGCACGCACCATTCCTTCCTACCATTCGTCGCTTGTTGACTATTGGTATGAGACAGTCAACGAAGTTCTCGCAAGCAACTTGGGTGACTGCACCTTTGGAACTTTAGAGGTCGTGGAATCATCCGTTTTTCAAGCCTACATTTCAAGTTCAATCGGAATGGTGGGTAAGAGCATCAATGGCCGGATTCATCTTTTTTGCGACTACAAGTTTTGCCAAGACTTTCTACAACACGTATTTCATGAGAATTATGAGAATGAGGTCAATCGGATCGAAGAGTTCATTGGCGAGTTAAACAATCAGTTGGCTGGTCGCTTGAAACTCAAACTTGAGGCCCATGGCATTGCCTTGCAGATCACAGTTCCTAGCACTCACTTTGGTAAGGAAGACGTAACGAAGGAGCTTGAGCAAAATAAAGTTTTGCTTCTTAACGGCCACTCAAAAACTGGACGTTGCCAGATACTCATTTCCATGTCGAAGATCAGTGATGAGATCTTTGGCCATAAAACAAAAACCGTCGTCCTTGAAGGCGGCTTATTTTTCTAG
- a CDS encoding S-(hydroxymethyl)glutathione dehydrogenase/class III alcohol dehydrogenase → MKMKAAVAWQAKAPLEIEEIEIQGPKEGEVLVKMVATGVCHTDAYTLSGADPEGLFPSILGHEGGAIVQEVGSGVTSLQPGDHVIPLYTPECGTCKFCTSGKTNLCQAIRSTQGKGLMPDGTSRLSKDGKPIYHYMGTSTFAEYSVLPEIALAKINKEAPLEKVCLLGCGVTTGIGAVLNTAKVEPGATVAIFGLGGIGLSCIQGAVLAKASRIIAVDINPEKETIARQLGATDFLNAKDISGSITEAIIDMTDGGVDYSFECVGSVKLMRDALECCHKGWGESVIIGVAGAGEEIATRPFQLVTGRVWKGSAFGGVKGRSQLPTYVEDYLSGKIKVDEMVTHVLPFEDINKAFDLMHEGKSIRSVITF, encoded by the coding sequence ATGAAAATGAAAGCAGCTGTCGCATGGCAAGCCAAAGCGCCTCTTGAAATCGAAGAGATTGAAATCCAGGGTCCGAAAGAAGGTGAAGTTCTCGTGAAGATGGTAGCGACGGGTGTCTGCCACACCGATGCTTACACTTTGTCTGGGGCTGACCCAGAAGGGCTATTTCCTAGTATTTTAGGTCACGAAGGTGGGGCCATCGTTCAAGAAGTGGGCTCTGGAGTCACAAGCTTGCAACCTGGCGATCATGTGATTCCTCTTTATACTCCTGAATGTGGTACGTGTAAGTTCTGTACCTCAGGAAAAACCAATCTGTGCCAAGCCATTCGTTCGACTCAAGGCAAGGGACTGATGCCTGATGGCACGAGCCGCCTCAGCAAGGATGGCAAACCTATCTATCACTACATGGGAACCTCTACATTCGCGGAGTATTCAGTTCTGCCTGAAATCGCTCTTGCGAAAATTAACAAAGAAGCTCCTCTGGAAAAAGTTTGCCTGCTCGGTTGTGGGGTAACCACTGGGATCGGCGCAGTTCTGAATACTGCCAAAGTTGAGCCTGGTGCCACTGTTGCAATCTTCGGCTTAGGGGGCATCGGTCTTTCATGTATCCAAGGAGCTGTCTTAGCCAAGGCTTCCCGCATTATCGCAGTCGATATCAATCCAGAAAAAGAAACTATTGCGCGGCAGCTCGGTGCCACCGACTTTCTAAATGCCAAAGATATTTCTGGGTCAATAACCGAAGCCATTATTGATATGACCGACGGCGGCGTTGACTACTCATTTGAGTGCGTCGGTAGCGTAAAGCTTATGCGAGATGCCCTTGAATGCTGTCATAAAGGATGGGGCGAATCCGTAATTATTGGGGTTGCTGGAGCAGGAGAAGAAATTGCCACCCGACCATTCCAATTGGTAACGGGTCGGGTCTGGAAGGGCTCTGCATTCGGGGGAGTCAAAGGACGCTCACAGCTCCCCACTTATGTTGAAGACTATCTATCGGGAAAAATCAAAGTGGATGAGATGGTGACCCACGTTCTACCATTTGAAGATATCAACAAAGCCTTTGATCTCATGCATGAAGGCAAGAGTATTCGCTCGGTCATCACATTCTAG
- the acs gene encoding acetate--CoA ligase, whose protein sequence is MNDHHIKTVLSESREFPPPEAFQSRAHIQSMEAYETLWKASCDDPERFWGEQAKNLLHWQEDFTQVLDWKAPYARWFDGGKLNVSENCLDRHLDKLGDKPAIIWEGEPGDKATYTYRELHQAVCRCANALSDMGIQAGDTVSLYMPMIPELAIAVLACARIGAIHSVVFAGFSAEALAERNRDASAKLVITADALWRRGNELALKDTVDEALRIYDKVDKVLVVRRTGRSINWDSGRDHWWHDTVEKANADHKAQGFPSEQALFILYTSGSTGKPKGILHTSAGYLLGTTLSSRYIFDLKDDDVYWCTADVGWITGHSYVVYGPLSNGATIFMYEGAPDFPHQGRFWELIERYKISIFYTAPTAIRAFMKWGEDAIEPFDLSSLRLLGTVGEPINPEAWMWFRETIGKDKCPIVDTWWQTETGSIMISPLPGATPTVPGTATKPFFGIQPDIVDQDGQSLADNQGGYLVIRKPWPSMLRTIHGDSERYEKTYWSHFKSLYFTGDGARRDEKGNFWIMGRIDDVLNVAGHRLSTMEIESALVSHPHVAEAAVVGKADDVKGQAIACFVTLHDHELGDPALNQSLKDHVVQHIGALARPETIIFTKALPKTRSGKIMRRLLRDVAAGEEAQGDMTTLEDSSILEDLKESSA, encoded by the coding sequence ATGAACGATCATCATATCAAAACTGTATTGTCGGAATCACGAGAATTTCCTCCTCCTGAAGCCTTTCAGTCCCGCGCCCATATCCAGTCTATGGAAGCCTACGAGACCTTATGGAAAGCCTCTTGCGACGATCCCGAGCGTTTCTGGGGTGAGCAAGCCAAAAACCTTCTGCACTGGCAAGAGGACTTCACCCAAGTGCTCGATTGGAAGGCCCCTTACGCACGTTGGTTTGACGGAGGCAAACTCAACGTCTCAGAAAACTGCCTCGATCGCCACCTCGATAAGTTAGGGGACAAGCCCGCCATTATCTGGGAGGGTGAACCAGGGGACAAAGCCACCTACACCTACCGTGAACTCCATCAAGCCGTATGCCGCTGTGCCAATGCTCTTTCGGATATGGGTATTCAAGCCGGTGATACTGTAAGTTTGTACATGCCAATGATTCCCGAACTAGCCATCGCCGTTTTAGCATGCGCACGAATCGGAGCCATTCACAGCGTTGTATTCGCTGGATTTAGCGCTGAGGCGCTAGCGGAACGAAACCGCGATGCATCGGCCAAACTTGTAATCACTGCCGATGCACTCTGGCGCCGAGGAAATGAGTTGGCTCTCAAGGACACTGTGGATGAAGCACTTCGCATTTACGACAAAGTCGATAAAGTTCTGGTGGTTCGCCGCACGGGTCGCTCGATCAATTGGGACTCAGGACGAGACCATTGGTGGCACGATACCGTTGAAAAGGCTAATGCTGACCACAAAGCCCAAGGGTTTCCCAGTGAACAGGCTCTTTTCATCTTATACACCTCTGGTAGCACGGGAAAGCCCAAGGGCATTCTTCACACCAGCGCTGGATACTTGCTGGGGACCACCCTTAGCAGTCGTTATATCTTCGATTTGAAGGACGATGACGTCTACTGGTGCACCGCCGATGTTGGTTGGATCACAGGTCACAGCTATGTAGTTTACGGGCCACTATCCAATGGCGCTACCATTTTTATGTACGAAGGAGCACCGGACTTCCCTCATCAGGGTCGCTTTTGGGAGCTGATTGAGCGCTATAAAATATCCATCTTCTATACAGCTCCTACTGCAATTAGAGCCTTTATGAAGTGGGGTGAAGATGCAATTGAGCCTTTTGATCTTTCGTCCTTAAGGCTTCTGGGAACAGTCGGTGAACCTATTAACCCAGAAGCATGGATGTGGTTTCGTGAAACCATTGGCAAAGACAAATGCCCCATCGTCGATACTTGGTGGCAAACGGAAACTGGTAGCATTATGATCAGCCCTCTTCCGGGAGCGACCCCCACCGTTCCAGGAACCGCAACCAAACCATTTTTTGGTATCCAGCCTGACATTGTCGATCAAGATGGACAAAGCCTTGCGGACAATCAGGGGGGCTATCTTGTCATTCGAAAACCGTGGCCTAGTATGCTAAGAACGATCCACGGTGATTCAGAGCGATACGAGAAGACTTATTGGTCACATTTTAAATCACTTTACTTCACCGGTGACGGCGCTCGACGAGACGAAAAAGGTAATTTTTGGATCATGGGTCGCATCGATGATGTTCTCAACGTTGCCGGTCATCGACTTTCAACCATGGAAATCGAGAGCGCGTTGGTTAGTCACCCTCATGTTGCCGAAGCTGCCGTGGTGGGCAAGGCTGATGATGTCAAAGGTCAGGCCATCGCCTGCTTTGTGACATTGCATGATCACGAGTTGGGGGATCCAGCTCTCAATCAGAGCCTCAAAGATCATGTTGTTCAGCATATTGGTGCCTTAGCCCGCCCAGAGACCATTATCTTTACCAAAGCTCTCCCCAAAACCCGGTCTGGCAAAATTATGCGCCGACTATTGCGTGATGTAGCGGCTGGAGAAGAAGCCCAAGGGGATATGACCACACTGGAAGACAGCTCAATTTTGGAAGACTTAAAAGAATCATCCGCATGA
- a CDS encoding ATP-binding protein: MSGLTLDDILSAMDEASVQERSSDYKIAVLVERSSIMERLEVAKEFIDETTYANWNHDDELKDQLADIDLVFLECRLIEGIKDISKIRQIRSKRPQMPILVTSVNTDPEFVASIYEAGATDFLTVEEDIRVIFSKIQTFLRMSKVLSLVEFKNEEVINTMQTLRRLQSSAKQEKVSRILAETQRDFAEEAAGINQQMKEILDHLNEAFFFVDPQLQVGDSTSTACEQMFGTDIARQYIGSTLNFKDPEIERHMAMALDQVFEDIFPEAVSLSLMPKVVETQEGRILDFTYTVVRGRSDEINKVIVVASDITKTHHERQELERQFQENRCIMNILRHMDAFTDFVADFKGQLQKLRSDLENRSQVKHILHTLKGNSLVFEIYELGHLIHDTETLLGEQDDLELAPHLDKIESCLQGFLDHHKDLLDIDFRSNPEKTYTIDETDFNALDNLFKEVDAPRRAAWQGIKARLRHKHIGELCGQFEPLVKRLAKQEEKEIRLKIIGEELKLDLDPIRPLFKSLIHLISNACDHGIEPPYERLANKKTKTGHIFMRFLFVNQSLKIRIVDDGRGIDWDELIKKAVEKGFAGQLKDEGINRSNAYQILFWDGFSTASSITQTSGRGVGMSAIRAEVKRLGGTIAIQSKLGRGTKTEIIIPLYSLLKLAS; encoded by the coding sequence ATGAGCGGATTGACCCTAGACGATATTTTGAGCGCTATGGATGAGGCCTCTGTTCAAGAGAGGTCATCAGATTATAAGATTGCTGTGCTTGTAGAGCGCTCCTCAATCATGGAGCGCCTTGAGGTAGCTAAAGAATTCATTGACGAAACCACCTATGCGAACTGGAATCATGATGACGAGTTGAAGGATCAGCTAGCGGATATTGATCTAGTTTTTCTAGAATGCCGTTTGATCGAAGGTATCAAAGATATTTCGAAGATCAGGCAGATCCGTAGCAAGAGACCGCAAATGCCGATCTTGGTAACAAGCGTCAATACAGATCCGGAGTTTGTAGCGAGTATTTACGAGGCTGGTGCCACTGATTTTCTTACTGTCGAAGAAGATATTCGGGTTATCTTTTCAAAAATCCAAACATTTCTAAGAATGTCAAAGGTCTTGAGCTTAGTCGAGTTTAAGAACGAAGAAGTTATCAATACTATGCAGACTCTCCGGCGCTTGCAGTCTAGTGCGAAGCAGGAGAAGGTGAGTCGGATTCTGGCGGAAACCCAACGGGATTTTGCTGAAGAAGCTGCAGGTATCAACCAGCAGATGAAGGAAATTCTAGACCACCTCAATGAAGCCTTTTTCTTTGTCGATCCTCAGCTCCAGGTTGGAGATTCTACTTCGACAGCTTGTGAACAGATGTTCGGTACTGATATCGCCCGTCAATATATTGGGAGTACGTTGAATTTCAAAGATCCCGAGATCGAACGGCACATGGCGATGGCCTTGGATCAGGTTTTTGAGGATATCTTTCCCGAAGCGGTGTCTCTTTCATTGATGCCAAAAGTAGTGGAAACCCAGGAAGGCAGGATCCTTGACTTTACCTATACGGTAGTACGAGGTCGCTCCGACGAGATCAATAAAGTGATCGTGGTAGCTTCAGACATCACTAAAACTCATCATGAGCGACAGGAGCTAGAGCGGCAATTCCAGGAAAATAGATGTATTATGAACATCTTAAGGCATATGGATGCCTTTACAGACTTCGTAGCTGACTTTAAGGGTCAGCTACAGAAACTGCGAAGCGATCTCGAAAATCGATCGCAGGTGAAGCATATTCTGCACACCCTAAAGGGTAATTCTTTAGTATTTGAAATTTATGAGCTGGGGCATCTGATCCATGATACGGAGACTTTGCTAGGGGAGCAAGACGACCTTGAGCTTGCACCCCACCTAGATAAAATTGAATCATGCTTGCAGGGCTTTTTGGATCATCATAAAGACCTTCTGGATATCGATTTCCGTTCCAATCCAGAGAAAACTTATACAATCGACGAGACTGACTTCAATGCTCTCGACAATCTATTCAAAGAGGTTGATGCCCCCCGGCGAGCGGCGTGGCAGGGCATCAAGGCGAGGCTCAGACATAAGCATATCGGTGAGCTTTGTGGGCAATTCGAACCGCTTGTTAAGCGGCTCGCCAAACAGGAAGAGAAAGAAATTCGTCTCAAGATCATTGGCGAAGAGCTGAAACTCGATCTCGACCCCATTCGACCATTATTTAAAAGCTTGATTCACCTGATCAGTAATGCTTGTGATCATGGTATCGAGCCTCCTTACGAACGACTTGCCAATAAGAAGACCAAAACAGGTCACATCTTTATGCGCTTTTTGTTTGTCAATCAATCTCTCAAGATCAGGATCGTCGATGACGGTCGTGGTATTGACTGGGATGAACTCATCAAAAAAGCTGTGGAAAAGGGCTTCGCTGGCCAGCTTAAAGACGAAGGAATCAATCGTAGCAATGCCTATCAGATTCTTTTTTGGGATGGCTTCTCGACTGCAAGCTCTATTACCCAAACCTCTGGACGAGGGGTGGGGATGTCAGCAATTAGGGCTGAAGTCAAACGTTTGGGTGGTACGATTGCCATCCAATCTAAACTGGGTCGAGGGACTAAGACTGAAATTATAATTCCTCTGTATTCTCTCCTAAAATTAGCCTCATGA
- a CDS encoding response regulator transcription factor has translation MKVIICDDSKAVHSMITMYLDDTPYEVESVFDAVDLVVKVEQGKGDTSAIFLDWEMPKINGLETLRFLRKSGCSTPIIMLTGKNSESHIRDAMDSGAHSYVMKPFTKDLVMAALKSI, from the coding sequence ATGAAAGTAATTATTTGTGACGACTCCAAAGCAGTTCACTCGATGATTACCATGTACTTAGACGATACACCTTATGAAGTCGAGAGCGTTTTTGATGCAGTTGACCTAGTCGTGAAAGTAGAACAAGGCAAGGGTGATACATCCGCGATCTTCCTCGACTGGGAAATGCCTAAAATCAATGGTCTTGAAACCCTACGGTTTCTTCGCAAATCAGGCTGTTCCACGCCGATTATCATGTTAACAGGCAAGAATTCCGAAAGCCACATCCGAGATGCCATGGACTCCGGTGCTCACTCGTATGTCATGAAGCCATTCACAAAAGATCTTGTCATGGCAGCCTTAAAATCCATCTAA
- a CDS encoding response regulator, with protein MSNDYSNTKVLVVTSVRNHAKAILVGLKNLGLQKVSIRESGLEALSILASESWDLVICDQEMKQINGWLFIKEFKLSEKVPNIPAILLGRNDAPVEEEVLKRFGLIKYLKLPVRPSELDFLIHSTLSLANTSGTIENKYTQAKDSLIQHNSEEAVELYSELQTLTKGSLRSNVGLAQAYIQNQEDDRAHEVLETIANSGENTPASMMLSARMSLKRGNKDAGVKVIETLLKAHGNEFYYSRCVGLLNQHNFYDESKTIALAGRELGFDAAEFYSAISRALVGEGAYDRALQEIKEAEEKFGESAEQFNLKGVCHRKTSNLDEAIEAYEHALRLNPENHKVYFNIAICFIELGQLSEAARQLENCVRLRPDFERARDKLAEVKGRLAS; from the coding sequence ATGAGCAACGACTATTCTAATACAAAAGTTCTAGTTGTAACCTCGGTGCGCAATCACGCCAAGGCTATTTTGGTAGGCTTGAAAAATCTCGGCCTTCAAAAAGTTTCGATACGAGAAAGTGGTCTCGAAGCGCTTTCGATCCTGGCTTCCGAGTCTTGGGATCTTGTCATTTGTGACCAAGAGATGAAGCAAATCAATGGCTGGCTGTTTATCAAAGAGTTCAAGCTATCGGAAAAAGTCCCTAACATCCCAGCGATTCTTTTAGGTCGCAATGATGCTCCAGTAGAAGAAGAGGTTCTTAAGCGCTTTGGTTTGATCAAGTACTTGAAGTTGCCGGTGAGGCCATCTGAATTAGACTTTCTCATTCACTCGACCCTGTCCCTAGCGAATACTTCGGGAACAATTGAAAATAAATATACTCAGGCAAAAGACTCCTTAATCCAACATAACAGCGAAGAAGCGGTTGAACTATATAGCGAGCTACAAACCTTAACTAAAGGAAGCTTGCGAAGTAATGTAGGTCTGGCACAGGCCTATATCCAGAATCAGGAAGATGATAGAGCTCATGAAGTCCTTGAGACCATAGCTAACAGCGGGGAAAACACACCTGCTAGTATGATGCTAAGCGCGCGGATGAGCCTGAAACGGGGCAATAAAGATGCCGGAGTAAAAGTTATTGAAACTCTCCTCAAGGCGCATGGCAATGAATTCTACTACAGTCGCTGTGTAGGCCTTCTCAACCAGCATAATTTTTATGATGAGTCAAAGACCATTGCCTTGGCTGGCCGTGAGCTGGGATTTGATGCCGCGGAATTCTATTCTGCAATATCAAGAGCTCTTGTGGGAGAAGGGGCGTATGATCGAGCCCTTCAGGAAATCAAAGAGGCTGAAGAAAAGTTTGGTGAATCTGCGGAGCAGTTTAATCTCAAAGGAGTGTGTCACCGCAAGACTTCCAATCTTGATGAGGCGATCGAAGCCTACGAGCATGCGTTACGGCTGAATCCAGAAAATCACAAAGTCTACTTTAATATCGCCATCTGTTTTATCGAACTGGGGCAACTCAGTGAAGCAGCTAGGCAGCTTGAAAACTGTGTTCGTCTTCGCCCAGATTTTGAACGGGCACGAGATAAACTTGCGGAAGTGAAAGGTCGCCTAGCTTCATGA
- the fghA gene encoding S-formylglutathione hydrolase gives MNIETRKSHRCFDGEVLFQSHKSPTTGTDMNLSVFLPKEKPKALMVWLSGLTCTEENFMAKAGAFQFASRQGVAIICPDTSPRGTDLPGEHDDWDFGSGAGFYLDATANPWAQNYKMYSYIVDDISQFIAASNLDHLPRCISGHSMGGHGALTIGLKHPEMFQSISAFAPIVNPMEVPWGQKAFRNYLGDHEESWKAYDACQLVKSSKYNGEILIDQGLADNFLTEQLQPEAFEKACSATAVSLQVRRQKGYDHSYFFVSSFIDDHLSFHLRQLKLT, from the coding sequence ATGAATATCGAAACCCGCAAATCTCATCGATGTTTTGATGGCGAGGTACTTTTCCAGAGCCATAAATCTCCGACGACCGGAACGGACATGAATCTTTCGGTATTTCTTCCTAAAGAAAAGCCTAAGGCTTTGATGGTTTGGCTATCAGGCCTCACCTGTACGGAAGAAAATTTTATGGCCAAGGCCGGAGCGTTTCAGTTTGCATCTCGACAGGGTGTGGCTATCATCTGCCCAGACACAAGCCCACGGGGTACGGATTTGCCAGGGGAGCACGATGACTGGGATTTTGGTAGCGGTGCAGGCTTTTACCTCGACGCAACTGCCAACCCTTGGGCGCAAAATTATAAAATGTACTCCTATATCGTCGACGATATCTCACAGTTCATTGCCGCCAGCAATTTAGATCACCTGCCTCGTTGCATCAGTGGCCACTCTATGGGAGGCCATGGAGCCTTGACGATCGGCTTGAAGCACCCAGAGATGTTCCAATCGATTTCAGCCTTTGCTCCTATCGTGAATCCGATGGAGGTCCCTTGGGGCCAAAAAGCTTTTCGGAACTATTTGGGTGATCATGAAGAGTCTTGGAAGGCTTACGACGCCTGTCAGCTGGTGAAATCTAGCAAGTACAATGGCGAAATACTGATCGATCAGGGTCTTGCCGACAATTTCCTGACCGAACAGCTCCAGCCTGAAGCATTTGAGAAAGCTTGCTCAGCCACTGCGGTCTCATTGCAAGTAAGGAGGCAGAAAGGTTATGACCATAGCTATTTCTTTGTGAGCTCTTTTATTGATGATCATCTTAGCTTTCATTTAAGACAACTGAAGCTGACTTGA
- a CDS encoding MFS transporter, with protein MESKKSANQIRRDRDDINSNTSHQISPEVDKSYRYWRIRVMYSMMIGYATFYFVRKNISMVTKSITDEFGFSNTEWGVVLSTATIAYAISKFASGILADRINPKYLMSLGLLASALANFAFGLSNAWSAFLVIWAINSLFQGMGMPPCSRLLTSWFSQREIGRAWGVWNASHQIGGAVIVVVSGYLVAHFGWRSAFFIPAIVALIVSLWLYNRLTDSPESMGLPPIEEFKPEDSKEKTPEALPFAVAFRKHILTNKWVWIVSIANFFVYIVRIGILDWAPKFLEEAKGFDIKQAGIVLSTYELAGIFGAFAAGWLSDTVFKGKRGPVSILFMLLLVSSVFILMLVPSGQILAMSGIFILIGFFVYGPQMLIAVAAADFASRSSAATAVGLTGLFGYMGATVCGIGTGVLVDHYGWSAALYFYLTSAIIGTALLLSTWHR; from the coding sequence ATGGAAAGCAAAAAATCAGCGAACCAGATCCGAAGAGATAGAGACGATATAAACTCTAATACCAGCCACCAAATCTCTCCTGAGGTAGATAAAAGCTACCGCTATTGGCGAATACGAGTGATGTATTCCATGATGATTGGTTATGCAACTTTCTACTTTGTTAGAAAAAATATTTCCATGGTTACGAAGTCTATCACTGACGAGTTTGGATTTAGTAATACGGAGTGGGGAGTGGTCTTAAGCACTGCTACCATTGCCTATGCTATTTCAAAATTTGCTAGCGGTATCCTAGCAGACCGCATCAACCCTAAATATCTTATGAGCCTTGGTTTACTCGCATCCGCGTTAGCAAACTTTGCATTCGGTCTCTCGAATGCTTGGAGCGCATTTCTCGTGATCTGGGCAATCAACAGCTTGTTTCAAGGGATGGGCATGCCTCCTTGCAGTCGACTGCTGACAAGTTGGTTTAGCCAGCGAGAGATTGGCCGAGCATGGGGGGTATGGAATGCATCTCACCAAATTGGGGGAGCAGTTATTGTTGTTGTTTCGGGCTACCTTGTTGCCCATTTCGGCTGGCGCTCAGCTTTTTTTATTCCCGCAATTGTTGCTTTGATAGTTTCTCTTTGGCTCTATAATCGGTTGACTGATAGCCCAGAGTCCATGGGATTGCCACCAATCGAAGAGTTTAAACCCGAAGATAGTAAAGAGAAAACTCCAGAAGCTCTGCCTTTTGCAGTTGCGTTCCGCAAACATATCCTCACAAACAAGTGGGTTTGGATTGTCAGTATCGCGAATTTCTTCGTCTATATTGTTCGTATTGGAATACTAGATTGGGCCCCTAAGTTTTTGGAAGAGGCTAAAGGCTTCGACATTAAGCAAGCCGGTATTGTTCTGTCAACCTACGAGCTGGCTGGGATCTTTGGAGCGTTCGCTGCCGGTTGGCTGTCAGACACAGTATTCAAGGGCAAGCGTGGCCCAGTCTCCATTCTATTTATGCTACTTTTGGTCAGCTCCGTTTTTATCTTGATGCTTGTACCCTCGGGACAAATTCTCGCAATGAGCGGTATATTCATTTTGATAGGTTTCTTTGTCTATGGCCCGCAGATGTTGATCGCAGTGGCTGCTGCTGATTTTGCCAGCAGATCCTCAGCTGCAACTGCTGTTGGCCTTACAGGGCTATTCGGCTATATGGGAGCTACGGTTTGCGGAATTGGTACCGGAGTCTTGGTTGATCACTATGGTTGGTCAGCAGCACTCTATTTTTACTTAACTTCAGCTATCATTGGCACTGCACTCTTACTCAGTACTTGGCACCGATGA